A section of the Cydia splendana chromosome 1, ilCydSple1.2, whole genome shotgun sequence genome encodes:
- the LOC134792108 gene encoding aldehyde dehydrogenase X, mitochondrial-like, giving the protein MVRVDVKYTKLFINNEWVDAVSKKTFPTINPQDESVITQVAEGDKADIDLAVAAAKKAFHRYSAWRTMDASQRGLLLLKLADLLESQARYLAELETLDCGKPVKQSEEEVYFSASVLRYYAGKADKILGNTIPADGDVLSLTLKEPVGVCAQIIPWNYPIPMLTWKIAPALAAGCTIIVKPAEQTPLTALAVAALIKEAGFPPGVVNVVPGYGPTAGAALTHHPDVDKVAFTGSTEIGRIILGAATVANLKRVTLELGGKSPLVVFNDADVEKAAQIAHAAAFANGGQCCCAGTRTYVQSGVYDQFVQKAAEIAKRRSVGNPFDDVQQGPQIDKEMYTKVLGYIEAGKKGGAKCVAGGDKLGGKGYYIQPTVFADVKDDMKIAREEIFGPVQSIFKFETFDEVVDRANDSNYGLGAGVITNDITTAMTFAKYARAGSVWINIYDHVTSQTPFGGFKDSGLGREMGEDGINQYLETKTITMALPKIPQL; this is encoded by the exons ATGGTGAGAGTAGACGTCAAATACACGAAG TTGTTCATTAACAACGAGTGGGTAGACGCTGTCAGCAAAAAAACCTTCCCGACCATCAATCCTCAGGATGAGTCGGTCATTACACAGGTCGCCGAAGGCGATAAG GCTGACATAGACTTGGCTGTAGCGGCAGCAAAGAAGGCATTCCACCGGTATTCGGCATGGCGTACCATGGATGCTTCGCAGCGCGGGCTGCTGCTCCTCAAGCTGGCTGACCTCCTCGAGTCCCAGGCCAGGTACTTGGCGGAACTGGAGACCCTTGACTGTGGGAAGCCAGTCAAGCAATCCGAAGAAGAAGTTTATTTCTCAGCTAGTGTTCTCAGATATTACGCAGGCAAAGCCGACAAAATACTGGGCAATACTATACCCGCAG ACGGTGACGTGTTATCACTCACGCTCAAAGAGCCTGTGGGCGTTTGTGCTCAGATTATTCCATGGAATTATCCCATACCGATGCTGACGTGGAAAATTGCACCAGCATTGGCAGCGG GTTGCACAATCATTGTCAAGCCCGCAGAACAGACCCCGCTTACGGCTCTAGCCGTCGCTGCCCTCATCAAGGAGGCCGGATTCCCTCCAGGAGTCGTAAACGTAGTCCCCGGCTACGGTCCGACGGCCGGCGCCGCGCTCACCCACCACCCGGACGTCGACAAAGTTGCCTTCACGGGCTCTACTGAG ATTGGCCGTATCATTTTGGGTGCAGCGACTGTTGCAAATTTGAAACGAGTTACGCTCGAATTGGGCGGAAAGAGTCCTCTAGTTGTCTTCAATGATGCCGACG TGGAGAAAGCCGCACAAATCGCCCACGCCGCTGCCTTCGCCAACGGCGGCCAATGCTGCTGCGCCGGCACCAGGACCTACGTCCAGTCTGGAGTCTACGATCAGTTTGTCCAGAAGGCTGCCGAGATTGCTAAGCGCAGATCGGTTGGCAATCCGTTTGATGATGTTCAACAGGGCCCTCAG attgaTAAAGAAATGTATACTAAAGTACTTGGATATATCGAGGCAGGCAAGAAAGGAGGGGCGAAATGCGTGGCCGGTGGCGACAAATTAGGAGGCAAGGGTTACTACATCCAACCCACTGTTTTTGCAGATGTGAAAGATGACATGAAGATCGCTAGAGAAGAA ATCTTCGGCCCAGTACAGAGCATCTTTAAATTCGAAACATTCGACGAAGTAGTGGACAGAGCCAACGATTCCAACTACGGTCTAGGCGCCGGGGTCATCACGAATGATATCACCACCGCAATGACGTTCGCTAAATATGCCAGGGCGGGTTCGGTTTG GATCAACATTTACGATCATGTTACGAGTCAAACTCCGTTTGGTGGTTTCAAGGATTCTGGGCTTGGGCGGGAAAT gggaGAAGATGGTATCAACCAATATTTAGAAACGAAAACTATTACGATGGCTTTACCTAAAATCCCACAATTGTAA